The genome window TATTGACATGAGAATTAATAAGTTAATTGTAAAATTATATAATTATTATTTTATTCGTAAGAATTTAATTCAATTCATAATTATATAATTATTATTTTCGTTAGAATTTAATTCAATTTAAAATTATAATATAATTATTCATACTTTATTTGGTGATACTATGTGTGGAATTGTTGGATGTGTATTGAAAAATGATAAAGTTGCTCCGATTCTTTTGGATTCAATATCCAAACTAGAATATAGAGGATATGACTCCATAGGTTTAGCTACCGCTTGTGACGGTAAAATCAATCTTAAGAAGGATGCAGGCAAGATTGATGAAGTCAATTCCAAATTGAACTTTGCAGAAATGCCTGGAAATTACGGAATTGCTCATGTAAGATGGGCTACTCACGGAGACCCAAGCAAGGAAAACTCACACCCTCATTTGAATTCCGCAGGAACTATCGCTGTAGTTCACAATGGTATCATTGAGAACTATTTGGCAATCAAGGAAGAACTAATCTCTGAAGGATATGAATTTAAGTCAGACACTGATACAGAAGTAATTCCACACTTGCTTGATAAATTCATGAAAGGGGGATTAGATTTGGAAAAAGCGGTCCGTAAGGTCATAAGTGTTATTGAAGGTGCTTATGCTCTTGCAGCGATTTGCACTGATGAGCCAAATAAGGTTGTAGCTACCCGTAAGGACAGTCCTTTGATTGTAGGTATTGGTGAAGACGAATACTTCGTTGCATCTGACTCTCCAGCTATTTTAAAATATACCAACAATATAGCATACCTTGATAAGGGAGATATCGTCATACTAACTGAAGACGGCGTCACCTTCAAGGATGAAAATGACAAGGTAATCAAAAAGGAAATTGATGTGCTTGATTGGTCTCCTGAAATGGCTGAAAAGGAAGGATATGATCATTTTATGATTAAGGAAATCAATGAGCAGGATGTTGCAATCAGAAACACATTAGGTGAAAAGAAAAAGATCAAAGCTATCGTTGATGATATTAAAGGAACAATCAATAGGGTTGTTTTTGTTGCATGTGGAACATCATACCATGCGTCTTTAACTGGAAAATACCTTATAGAGTCTTTAGTGGGCATACCAACAGAAGTCTTGCTTGCTTCTGAGTTCAAGTATTCAGCTAATGCATTGAATGACCAAACCCTTGTAATTTTCATTTCACAATCTGGTGAAACTGCAGACACATTGAAGGCATTGGATGCTGCTAATGAAGTGTCAAAGACTTTAGCCATTGTAAATGTAAGGGGAAGTTCCGCTACAAGAAGAGCGGATTATGTTATTCAAACCCAAGCAGGTCCTGAAATCGGTGTAGCAGCTACAAAAACCTATGTAAGCCAATTGATAGCTATTTACCTATTCTCTGCACTCCTTGCAGATGATGAGGAATTGCTCAAGAGATTGGAAAAGGTTCCTGATTACATTGATGAGGTTCTTAAGAAGCAAGGGATCATCCGTGAAATC of Methanobrevibacter ruminantium contains these proteins:
- the glmS gene encoding glutamine--fructose-6-phosphate transaminase (isomerizing); this encodes MCGIVGCVLKNDKVAPILLDSISKLEYRGYDSIGLATACDGKINLKKDAGKIDEVNSKLNFAEMPGNYGIAHVRWATHGDPSKENSHPHLNSAGTIAVVHNGIIENYLAIKEELISEGYEFKSDTDTEVIPHLLDKFMKGGLDLEKAVRKVISVIEGAYALAAICTDEPNKVVATRKDSPLIVGIGEDEYFVASDSPAILKYTNNIAYLDKGDIVILTEDGVTFKDENDKVIKKEIDVLDWSPEMAEKEGYDHFMIKEINEQDVAIRNTLGEKKKIKAIVDDIKGTINRVVFVACGTSYHASLTGKYLIESLVGIPTEVLLASEFKYSANALNDQTLVIFISQSGETADTLKALDAANEVSKTLAIVNVRGSSATRRADYVIQTQAGPEIGVAATKTYVSQLIAIYLFSALLADDEELLKRLEKVPDYIDEVLKKQGIIREISHLYKRDKDAFFIGRGFSYPIALEGALKLKEISYIHAEGYAAGELKHGPIALIDEHIPVVVVAPPGEDYKKIMSNLQEVKARGADILGIGAKGDKDLIDESDNVFLINPEVDDILAPLVYIVPLQLLSYHVSVIRNLDPDKPKNLAKCVTVE